The Solidesulfovibrio sp. genome segment CACCAACGGCAAGGGCTCCACCGCCGCCTTCCTGGCCGGCCTGCTCGGCGCCCACGGCCTGCCGACCGGACTCTACCTCTCGCCGCATTTCGTCAGCGTGCGCGAGCGCATCCTCGTCGGCGGCCGCCCGTGCGACGAAGCCGACTGGGTCGCGGCCGCAAACGCCGTCCTGGCCGTGACCGCGGCCGGCGGCGAACAGGGCAAGCTCACCTATTTCGAACTGCTGACCGCCATGGCCGCCCGCCTCTTCACCGACCAGGGCGTGGAGGCCGCCGTGTACGAGGCCGGCCTCGGGGGCGCCGGCGACGCCACCACGGTCCTTGGCCGCGACCTCGTCCTTTTTACCCCCATCGGCCTGGACCACGCCCATGTGATCGGCCCGGGCCTGGTCGACATCGCCCGGGACAAGGCCGCCGCCCTCGGCCCGGGCACCCTGGCCGTCACCGGGCCGCAGGCCCCGGAAGTCCTGGACATCCTGCGCCGGGAAGCCGACCGCCTCGGCGCGCGGCTCCACCAGGCCGAGGCACTCGCCGCCTACGACCCGGCCACGAAAACCGCCCGGCTCGCCGGAAAAACGCCCCTGCGCACCCCGCCGGTCAAGCTGCGCCTGGCCGGCCCGCACCAGGCCCGAAACGCCTCCCTGGCCCTGGCCGGCTTTTCCCTGTGCGCCGGGCTGCTCGGCATCGCGCCCGACGAGACGGCCATGGCCCGGGCCCTGGGCGAGACGTTTTTGCCCGGCCGGCTGCACCTGCTCAAGCTCCCGGACATGGCGCCGGCCCTGCTGCTCGACAGCGCCCACAACGCC includes the following:
- a CDS encoding glutamate ligase domain-containing protein, whose product is MTPSSSDFTDFAAFSAYLDSLGLFRMELTPNRMRAALTGLRLTSLPHLAVQVVGTNGKGSTAAFLAGLLGAHGLPTGLYLSPHFVSVRERILVGGRPCDEADWVAAANAVLAVTAAGGEQGKLTYFELLTAMAARLFTDQGVEAAVYEAGLGGAGDATTVLGRDLVLFTPIGLDHAHVIGPGLVDIARDKAAALGPGTLAVTGPQAPEVLDILRREADRLGARLHQAEALAAYDPATKTARLAGKTPLRTPPVKLRLAGPHQARNASLALAGFSLCAGLLGIAPDETAMARALGETFLPGRLHLLKLPDMAPALLLDSAHNAPALATLADALRALGIAPAAMIFTCLRDKDLDAMAPLAARLTDGPVFVPELPGVSRGRPAAEVVAALGERAVAVADPAAALDAVRQLDGTVLACGSMYMLAALFPASGN